The window GTCATAAATGGTAATGAAGGTAATTAGATACATAAGCCCAGTGTTTTGTCCTAATGTACATGgagggcttttttttcttcaacttttttttttaaaagagctCTTTATAGTCCTTGTATAGTTTATGATAGCGTCACTGCAGAACAGCGTTTTTACCGTAACACGGCTCCTATTTACAGATATATTGTACAACAGGGGGCGGACATGTCCACCATTCATTCAAATCATTCCCCTTTTCCCCGTTGTGGTGGTCAGTCTCCTCATATACAAAAGCCTTCAAGGGCTTGTTTTCTCCGGGAACTGAAAAGAAATCGATCGACATCTCTGGGTTTTAAGTTCTGAAACTAATTTACCATCTTTTCTGTATTTCATTTATGTTTTTGCCACCTTTGCAGCAAACAAACATGTTAAAGGGATTTATAACAGgcacttataataataataataataataataatatgcatcATTGTTTGTTCTCtgtttgaatgaaaataaaataaaaatttgatcaaaaaaaaaataataataatagtaataataataataattaataaaataataataataataataaaaaatacaataataataataataatattattattattattattattaataataataataataataatactaataataataattattattattagtattattattattattattattattattatgacaaTTATTTCGTAACAATTCTTTTGGATAGTTCAGCAGTTTTAAGAGAAATTCAAAGTAAATCATTATCAATGATATATTTACTACAGCTATGTATGATTGTGGCCATTTGAAAACGCCTGAAGCCACTTCACGCCTCAATTTTTGACATTTCCACAAGTGCACACAATAATCCTTATGCACTCTTTAATAAGTTGCTTAATGAGTGCACTTTGAAAAGGTgagtaaattaatttaaaaacagcaaAGTTGCACGCATACTAAAAATGTCAAACGGATATCTGACTGTTGTGTCAGTTACCCGCAATTTGTCACGCTGCTTATCACATATCTAACAGTACAGCGTCGATGACAAATGGACATGCATGAAAaaccaagaagaagaaaagatccTTTCTGATTTAATATAAGAATCTGCAGCAGGAGTATTTTCATAACTAACTGCACTGATCCCTTATGTAACCAGGTTAGCAACCACTGATCCAGTGGAATCTTGCTGAGTtcatatggagccaaatcaaggccaaaagttttgctaatttgaaaataaaattttaacctgaaaattattttttacagtttcaatttttttttcggtatcagatctttttttcagtttcagaactttttatttcagtttcaaatctttttttcagtttcagacttttggccccgatctggcgtagggggcgtggcatcaactgagaggggcgtggcatcatgagtgacagcataagagagaaggcgggggacgttcctcagtcatgttgccttcaggaaacgtaggttgcagaagttatcagtagaagtatgattcaacactgtatatacactatattcacgtgattggcagtggaaaaaactgatattagtgacacatttctgtttaaaaagctgttttagaccgtacttggcaccaatcgcagtataaaagtaataaactatgccagactgtacagttcaacagccacactttaaagtttgacatttcccacttccacatactaccaagtacagtctaaaacagctttttaaacagaaatgtgtcactagtatccgttttttccactgccaatcacgtgaatatggtgtatatacagtgttgaatcaaacttctactgataacttctgcaacctacgtttcctgaaggcaacatgactgaggaacgtcccccgccttctctgttatgctgtcactcatgatgccacgcccctctcagttgatgccacgccccccacgccacatcggggccaaaaatctgaaactgaaaaaaaaagatttgaaactgaaaaaaaagatgtgaaactgaaaaaaaagatctgataccgaaaaaaaaGCTGAGaagctgtaaaaaagaattttcaggttaaaattttattttcaaattagcataacttttggccttgatttggctccataagtTCAAGCCATCTCGCTGCAGACATCTTTGTTAATGTAAATGTGATCATGTACTCAAGAAAGCGGGCGTTACCATGCAAACATAAGTATACCAAGTAGTACACATTCATGACTGAGAGTTTTTGACTGAAGCTGCAACAGCAAACAGCTTTCTGAATGAGATCTGGTAAAAATGTTGTGTTGTACAATCAATTCAAAAACACAGGCTTTGCTTACCTAAGATTTAAAAGTTCAATCCACCCTAATCTTCCAACTACTGAACCAGCTACTGAATTCATTAGATTCTGTTTAGGAACataattgttaagttaattCTAACAGAACACTTCtcaagcattaaaaaaaacataaagtaTAACACTTGTTACAAGTTTTCATAATTTACTGGTTTTCATAAGTCATCTTAAGACAATTATcaatgtaatattttttttaatttagtagAATTGGACAAGATCTGAATTTGAGAAAGTTAATTTTAATGAATACTTAGTTCAGAGCTTGGTTGAAGAATTTCATTGTTGTTAAAATCCACAATAAAGTCACATCTCATGATGGTCGGTTCCTGCAAAGCTCTGCTCAAAGAGGActaacatcacaatataaaggAACAACACATATCTAAAACACAAAATAGGAAATACTAACACGTGAAAGTATATTAAAAATACTAACAGAcatcaaaaaggaaaaataacaaaaaggaagTAGAAAAAGCAGAAAAGCCTGGGTTTTTTCGACGGCATTTAAAAAGCTTGCGTTTGAGCCAGAATCTTTTACACTGGACGGATgtgttttcttttacattttgcaAAATGGCTGAAACTACTTGACGTTCACCACAAGTGACCTTGTATTTCCGAACATTCAGGACCTGTTATTTGTTTTAGTAGTGGATCCTGAGCCCAGTCTCACCAGAAAACGTGTAATAGGTATGTTTGTCCACAAGTCCAAAACGTATTATTCTCATATTTTGGTACAATTCAAAATGTTCCCAGCCTGTTGTTTGGTGCAGGGCAGCATGCAACCCAATGTCTGAACCTAACAAAGCATTTTTATTTAACTCATTTTTCACCTGAAAATAATGGTTTCAATTTCACTTGGAGAAATATATGATATTTTTTACCGAAGTTTCCATAGACTCCCATCCCAGTCATCTACTGTATATGGTTTAAAAGCATTATGTCACACTTAAATAATGATGGAACTAGTTCAAACTAAAGCCTCCAGGCCTACAGGGGTTCgtataaaccaggggtcggcaacacaaaatgttttagagccgtattggaccaaaaacacaaaaaacaaatatgtctggagcaaaaaatgaaaagtattgtatcagccttagaatgaaggaaacacatgctgcatgtttctatattagttataactgggggaagattttttttttcattatgcacttcgagaaaaaagtcgaaatgtcgagaaaaaagtcgaaatgtaaagattaatgttgaattacaatcttgagaaaaaagttgaaatgagaaaaagtcgaaatgtcgagaaaaaagtcgaaatgttgagaaaaaagtcgaaatgtcgagaaaaaattcgaaattttgagaaaaaagtcgaaatgttgagaaaaaagtcgaaatgtcgagattaatgttgaagtataatcttgagaaaaaagtcgaaatgtcgagaaaaaattctaaatttcgagaaaaaagtcgaaatgtcgagattaatgttgaattacaatcttgagaaaaaagtcgaaatgagaaaaagtcgaaatgtcgagaaaaagtcgaaatgtcgagaaaatattcaaaatttcgggaaaaaagtaaaaattcgacattaaaaagaaaagaaaaaaaaggaagaaaaaaagaggaaaaaaaggaaaaaaaaggtcaaacctttttgaaaaagctccaggagccactagggcggcgctaaagagccacatgcggctctagagccgcgggttgccgacccccgatctAAACTAACAAATGCAAGttcctttgaaatgtttttgtttttacactAAACATACGAAGCAAAGCTGATACTGATGGAGAGAAAAATGGCAAAGAGTAAAGTGGAAAAATGAAAAGACTGTGGATTTAAAGTAGGAACTCCAGCATGGCAGTCGGAGGATGGTCCTCCATCCTTGTAGCCAACTTCAGACTTTGTACGTCATTATGTAAAGAGACAAAACTGTTACACACATAGATGTAGAGCCGTAAGGAGACATAAGCCGTGTCTTGGAAATGAGTAAAACAGAACGTCATCGTACAACTTTTGAGTCTTTattgtgaaacagaaaagttttGCGCTGTGGACCAACATAGCTATTAAATGTTCTGAGGTGAGATCGGGATTCGGATTATCCGAATCAAGTGTGACTGTCAACACATGGGTAGCATACCATGATTGAGTTTGAAAAACTGAGAAGTTTTGAACAAAGTCACAGCTCTGTTTATGCTTTCAGCAACATGCAGAAAATGTTTCAATTTCATAAtctccaaaacaaaaacagacattttttaCACATGGTCATAAAAAGTTTACAGATTAAACACTGGCAAAAGGTATTATAAGCTTTAATATAacaattttttcttctttttcctgcaGCACAACATAGAAATTCAATGGCTTTACAACACAATCTCACTCAACGTAACAGGCCTTCCCCTGTCGTCTTCCCTTTTTGCTGTGCTCTTATTTAAAATCATCCgagagaataaaacaaagacATAGAAATGGAACAAGTGGGGATGAAGTTTTTATGCTTTACTGTATGTCTCGCCTCAGGAAAGTGTATGGCTTTAGGCTGGCTTGCAAATATGCCTGAAACGAtgaatgtttttacatttttgctcTTGGTGCTGAGAAAGCGCCACAGAAACAGCAGTCACAACATGTACATTTTTGCAAAAGCTCTACAAAATAGCGTTGATTGTTAAATCTTCAGACCACGATACTGCACTCACGCACCAGGAGGTACTgccttgtgaaaaaaaaaaacacacacagctcgAATTTTCCTAAAAACACGGGAAAGAAGCAGCTCCAAATGCAAGTATTCAGCAAAGACTGGCGTCAGTTGCAAAGTGACACATTCAATTAACAAACGGCGACAAGCTTCAAGCCAAAGAAATAACACAGACGCGCGCCCTCAAACATTCACGCATTCacccacatatatatgtatatataaacagCTGGCTTTTTGTTATTTGACATGACTATCCGTTACTGCCCTGCTGTGTGCCCTGTGTGTCAGAACGATGACAGAGTCGCATAATTCACCTAGATCCATTCTCTGTGGGTCGGAAATGTAATAAAGACTTTATAAGTGACGTGTTGACTATTACTCGCTAGGACTATTTAATCCTTACACTCTATGGGTATTTTATTAATAAGCCAACTGTTATGTCTGAAATATTTTGCAAGTTTAGTGAAATGAAATGATATCTGGTCTGCCCTCGTTATTCCTTTAAAAATGTATGTGTTTGTCTATTTTTCTCAAagaatggcagtttcagatataACCGTTGATCCCTCAGTTAAAAATCAAGGCCTCTCCTTCAACAGtacatatatttaatatatatatatatattttttttttccgtcaGCCTCTCTTTTTAGGTCTTTTTAGGGAATTACAGACATGCTGGGACAAATATGATACAGTCCTTATCGTGGTTTCCATTAATCTTCTTTATCTGCTGGAAAAGCTTTTCATCActgtctctttctcttttttacgatggagtattagggccaaactaagacaaaaaaaataaataatggaaattacgtgaataaagtcgtaaaattacgagaataaagttgtaaaattatgagaataaagtcgtaaaattacgagaatgaagtcgtaaaattgcgagaataaagtcgtaaaattacgtgaataaagtcgtaaaattacgagaataaagtcgtaaaattacgtgaataaagtcgtaaaattacgagaataaagtcgtaaaattacgagaataaagtcatagcctagtgttacgagaataaagtcgttatactacgagaataaagtcgtaatattacgactttattctcgcaacaatatgactttattcttgtaattttacgactttatactcgtaatattacaactttattctcgtaatattatgactttattctcccaacaatattactttattcttgtaattttacgactttattcttataatattacaactatattctcgcaacattaggctatgactttattctcgtaattttatgactttattctcataatattatgactttattctcgtaattttacgactttattctcgtaattttacgactttattctcgtaatttccaaattttttttgtcttagtttggccctaatactccgtcgtacttttTCAAGAATTATGCTTACAAAGTTATTATTACATCAAAAAGGCAGAAAAGGTCAAAAaaatggaaagaaggaaaaaaaaaaaaaaagattaacgtCCCCCGTATTAGTCCATGTGTTGGGTGTTTTCATTTCCTTCGCTGTCTTTTAATTTAAACAGTTCAGCAGAGCTTAGCGGTCAGGTGATCCGACTGTTTTAGTATCTCCGTGCTGTACATGTCCAAGGCGTGGTTGACCCGGATCATCTCGCTGTTGGTGAGCTTGAGCCGGTGCTTCAGCATACAGGAGAACAGGTCCAGCTGGGGCTTGCCGGGCGCAGACGGCGGCGCCAGGCGGTTGATGCGATCCCTAATGTCCAGGAGCAGCAGCATAACCGAAGAGGACGAGTAAAACTGGGTTCCCTGCGTGTACGACTGGTTCACCTGCTGCACGGCGCTGCGGAGCAGGTCGGCGTTGAAGCGCAAGCTGTAGCCGAACACTTGGATGTCGGAGATCTTGATGTAGATCTGCCGCTTGTTGGGGTCGGCCAGGTCCACCGGGCCCTGGCCCGTGTCGTTGCGGAGGCCGGTTGGGATCTTGGCGCGACTGCGTAGGTAGATGTGCACCGTCTCGAAAAAGGTCTTCCACCTGTTGCCGAGCAGCAGGGTCCAGTTGAAGCACTGGGAGTTCTGCAGGCGCACCTTCTCCCAGCGCGGGTACCCGTGCTCGCCGAACGGCATGCTCCAGCCCTCCGAGTGGCTGCCGCTGAACGGGTTGACGTACACGAAGAACATGGGGTCGATGCTGCTGTTCCGCATCTGGCAGATCTTCATGGACAGGCCGATGATCATGTGGAGATAGTCCATGCGGTTCTTGTTGCTCTTGAGCGTCAGGGACATGCGCTTGCGCCAGCGCGGGTCGAAGAACGTCTCCAGCCGGATCTCGTTGCTGATGAACGTGGTGTGGATGTACAAGCGGGAATCCATTTTCTGCAGCAGGTATTTCAGTTCCAGGTCCTGAAAGTCCAGGTCGGTTTCGAAACTGATGAACTGCTCGCTGCGCTCCGAGTCCACGTTCTGGGACTCGCAGCGGCCCCGGTACAGCTTGTAGCCTTTGTTGCAGGAGCCGCACTGCGAGATGTTGGCCAGGCTGCACATGGCGCAGCTGTTGTTGCCGCCGATGACGCAGGGGATCGGCCGCTGGCACAGCGTGACGCCGGTGTGGCAAACGCACGTCCGCTGGCTCTCCAGGAACGTCCCCCAGAACCCGTTTTCATTGCAGTACAAGAAGGACTGGACCCTGTTGAGCCACTGCATCACAGACCTGGGGAGACAGAGACGGGAGAAGGAACATTGTTCTGTTATCGTATTTCTGTTAGTTTTTTGTGAGCaaattagggctgcagctatcgaatattctagtaatcgagtattctaccaaaaattccatcgattaatcgagtaatcggataaaacatatttttgtttagttaaagagccattataaatatacataagatgttaattgacattactaagactaaattatataatacagtaggttcatggctgagcatttaaaaaccctgaacttacacctgaagggagaaaaatacattttatgtccTGAAATGCCCTggattcccaaaacacagctttaatcagccatgcacctgctgtttattatAACAAATGCTTGCTTTTCTGTGAGAGAGAAGCTAGTTCACACGGGATTTTGGTCTCGTGTGAGCCGAGACTTATTTTGAGAACTTGCGGACAGGGGggctgttacaaccaaaaacgtaataatggccaataacgtaataactgccaataacgtaataattttgaccatttcaaatgtaataagtccaatagtgtaataatgtgccaataatgtaataaaacttttgagccaattacgtaataactttttgccgataatgtaataaggcattacattattggcttggtattaaaaaattattacaaaattattacattatcggcaaaaagttattacattattgactcaaaagttttattacattattggcacattattacactattggctttattacatttgaaatggccaaaattattacattattggcagttattacgttattggccgttattacgtttttggttgtaacagggGCGAATAGgcctcccccccccctccgcaagGTGCTGAGTAGAAAGGTATAAAGATGCGAGAGCCAGAAGTCCGGGTTCAGAGTCTGCTGTGGGTCTAGTGCACGACGCCCAGCGCGGTTTCCTTGCCCTACTCTGTATCAGGACTGTTTCGGCTCTCCAGTCTCGTGTCGAGGTAAGAGTATGAGGCCGTGGCCCTTTGTAATTGTGTGTGCGTAATATTGCTCTGCCATTTGTGGGGGATGACTTGACACCTTGTCCTAGCAAAAAgagtaattgtgtgtgtgtcttctatGCAAATGCTTGCTTTTCTTGCTGTTAATAAAGATCCATATAtcattatagcaaaagcgagtgtgtgattcattttgttACAGCCGCCCACTTCTAGAACCTTAAAGTGAgattttctcccaaaacacaccagtcgaccaaattcactgccttcactcaaaaagctaaggatcttaccaagaaatgttcttatttctaacctaaaaatgccattacacctgataacacacatcacttaaaaaggttagctgtttttcccacgtgtttcaattgaactttcatttgtgtcaagctaattttaagttctagttacggtaagttttaagttaaagtctttaagattctgagttttggcagtgttttttctcttagtgtttttcttttagttaaaactgtagtgggaacagatgtttagaggaacctatgtatgtaccgggtgaaggctgatttatggttccgcgttacaccaacgcagagccggcgtaggctctgcgttggtgtaacgtggaaccataaatcaggctttagggggggaacatataggagaacggaccagaagaatatagagtggattaaaaataaaggttaagcactgaactacatgtgtctcccgtctgggccattgcagactcattgcctgagcacggcattttactaaaaccaaacataaccgctgcctctttcttccccctttaacgcgCGCGGCGTCAGCGTGTTGTGCCGctttaaatgtagtccgggcgaaatacctgctttgagctgcaaaattaaacgattcctcgaggcagagaaaattcctcgatcattttttgtaatcgaattactcaaattattcgaggaatcgtttcagccctagagCAAATCCATTGTTTTAACAGCTAGGCAGTGGCCCCTTTAAGAGACAGGAGGCGGGGCATAGGAAGTGACATCACAAATCAACCAGGAAGTGGAAGCACAGGGCAGTCCGGCTCAGCCCTGGCTTTGCTCTCATTCGAAAAAACTATGGGCAGATATTAGcaaatttattattgactctttcactattgattttaatttacattgggaaaatgttgtttttggtttccattgtttccctaagaaagaaggaaaatgttactttttgataaatctgttttaaTTTCTTGCCAAATTTCACATTCATAAATGTGTAAATTTTCCAGGCAAACcccttgcttttatgttttccagaaataaatggaactttacttaaaattaatcactaaatcaacaaatgaaaaggctattaaaaccgtagacttgtgtaatatgtataatcttcttgaataacgaacatcacccctggcacatgttctgtaTTCTATTTGTATACTGTTCCTGTATACTATTCTgtaataattattttaaataaagtttataaaaaaaaaatccggccagcccccgggtctggcgctcagaaggcacgccgatctttcccagtgtccagccgcggtactgcaacaaaaaatcccatggggcccagaaagcttttttcccatagaccgcaatagtaaaagagaagcctctaaaactgttcacaggaacctccagctgtaatcaccggcaattactaatctttgtagtctatatttttaagtcatggactttatatccgtcaaaaatgttttataacggccagaaaagtaaaagaaaagtctctttctgggcgtgacgtcacggccgtgtcggtgccattgatgttgccccggggcatgatgggaggccccagagcatcatgggaggtgactcaactgcgcatgctctatgggccccttaACACGGAAGTAAACCCAGAAGTCAGGAcatttttcggcgtatgcgctggtgagcaaattgcattgaaatgaatgggcggccattttcgatgtcccatccagtttttattaatagatccatggtttcTATCTGCAGACATCTGCCTACATCTCATGCCATACGAAGCATCGTCGGTATGTAATGTTATCATATGCCTTTATGTTCAATTATAGTTCCATATTTGTTGGTTAAAAGTTGTTTTGTGATATTTAAGGATGATATAATCTCTGCGAATATTTTGTACGTAAAATGGTTAGCCAATCAGCGGATTTCAGGTACAGTGTGAAATGGTATGAGTGACCACAGATTTCAACTCAACAGgttactttattgttaaaaatatGTAATGTACAAGaagtatattttaaaaatatatttccgtCTGTTCTCAGTTTCACCCTTTTCAAGTCAATAAACCTGTGGACAAACTGATCAAGgtcttcagagttttgatgaacGGAAGGTGTTTATATTCTGGACATATATCGAGGGcggcataaacataaaaaaactacAAGAATTCTGATCAGAATCAAGACTGCATTGCTTTGGTACTGTAAGTATATGTAAAATATTAAATCTGAGAAGACTAAAAAAAATATGGTTTGGTTCTCAGGGGAGGAATTGCATTATGGTGGAAAGCATTATTTGGTATTCTTAtctcgtctttttcttttcctccctcAGGCATCTTTCCTTGTAATCTTGACAGTACGGGAAGTTCTTTTCAGAGTTATGACATGAATCCTAATTCCTTATTTTTTAGAGGGGAAAGCTGGTCAATGTCAGTAACATGTGGGTGAACTTGTGCATGAACTATGCACCAGGCCAAAAAGACACAGGGTTGCACCATGACAAGTACACAATACAGTGTCGAAATACAATTGATTTCCTTTAATTTTTGGCCTTTTTGTTGCTATTTCTCCCCGTTTATACAAACTATCATCTTAAGAGAACAATGGTAACATCTTATATTCTATGTTCTTTAGCTTTAAATTGATGAATCACGAAAAAGAACAGTAGGAAAGACAAGGGATATTTACAGTAAAACAAGTAACGATCGATACaagtaaaacaaagtaaaaagtaaatacagtgGCTCTAATGACAAGAAGTTCATGACATCaatcaaacccattttacatgGAAATCACAACCTAAAAGTGTTTATAGTTTAAGTGATTCCAACTaaaacattaaagctgcaagcagcgatgaacgg of the Cololabis saira isolate AMF1-May2022 chromosome 11, fColSai1.1, whole genome shotgun sequence genome contains:
- the brinp1 gene encoding BMP/retinoic acid-inducible neural-specific protein 1; the encoded protein is MNWRFIEVICFLFIWDHITVQSSRQDLLAAEQHVTKQYDWLISDRGPFHHSRSYMSFVERFRQGFTTRYKIYREFARWKVRNTAIERRDLIRNPVPLMPDFQRSVRLLGRRPTTQQFIDTIIKKYGTHILISATLGGEEALTMFLAKNKLDRKLANTTQNVEALHQLASSYFIDRDGTMRKLHEIQISTNAIKVTETRTGPLGCSSYDNLDSVSSILLQSPESKLHLQGKQTDEFKSFLKRLPSTHFLPISSVHLLWGSDWDLQARYRLLQSSLEIQRLKIRRTARKLFSLSIRCHHNPNHQMPRERSVMQWLNRVQSFLYCNENGFWGTFLESQRTCVCHTGVTLCQRPIPCVIGGNNSCAMCSLANISQCGSCNKGYKLYRGRCESQNVDSERSEQFISFETDLDFQDLELKYLLQKMDSRLYIHTTFISNEIRLETFFDPRWRKRMSLTLKSNKNRMDYLHMIIGLSMKICQMRNSSIDPMFFVYVNPFSGSHSEGWSMPFGEHGYPRWEKVRLQNSQCFNWTLLLGNRWKTFFETVHIYLRSRAKIPTGLRNDTGQGPVDLADPNKRQIYIKISDIQVFGYSLRFNADLLRSAVQQVNQSYTQGTQFYSSSSVMLLLLDIRDRINRLAPPSAPGKPQLDLFSCMLKHRLKLTNSEMIRVNHALDMYSTEILKQSDHLTAKLC